A genome region from Mercenaria mercenaria strain notata chromosome 11, MADL_Memer_1, whole genome shotgun sequence includes the following:
- the LOC123532320 gene encoding uncharacterized protein LOC123532320 — translation MHTFAWPFHLALCVFAVSGVKLLSPSQLSQPTTVIYNDTPEQNHTPDYTVNDGSTDIPNYNDFTGTTIFDEIYVNKDTHGYDEKFGYNNTFDYSSTPDYNNKQDYSNPPDYSPKTPDYNSTSDYSTTSDHSTTSDYSTTSGHSTTLDYSRTSDYSSTPIFSSTYYYYFYDYNYTFYDYNYDDGFVLDVLKPILLDALEVCPSLNFCAIKQNSSFEEDRSARRDKYQKETNITFESLSSNNTSLTSRCCEDCSCLTTCLAVQNCCPDAPVFSRDFISFQANCLSAFYISRVSHSGRLPNIDYKTISWCKSSKKNFFGWRGSSTASFEEVVRVSVENRLYYNKETATCNGEAKLTRWELIAFDCVDDLYSLTLQGPKLEKYVLENCTVYSDPPDHINPTQFICSPYDTISHCNATGLWNKFDWDIEALCLSAGGMF, via the exons CGATACTCCCGAACAAAACCATACGCCTGACTACACTGTCAATGACGGAAGTACTGATATTCCGAACTACAACGATTTTACCGGCACCACCATATTCGATGAAATTTACGTTAACAAGGACACACATGGTTATGATGAAAAATTCGGCTATAACAATACTTTCGATTACAGCAGCACTCCAGACTACAACAACAAGCAAGACTACAGCAACCCACCAGACTACAGCCCCAAAACACCAGACTACAACAGCACTTCAGACTACAGCACCACATCTGATCACAGCACCACTTCAGACTACAGCACCACATCTGGTCACAGCACCACATTAGACTACAGCCGCACGTCTGACTACAGCAGTACACCAATCTTCAGCAGTacatattattattacttttatgaCTACAACTATACCTTTTATGACTACAACTATGACGATGGCTTTGTCTTGGATGTACTAAAACCAATTCTACTCGACGCCCTTGAGGTATGTCCAAGTCTTAATTTCTGCGCTATAAAGCAAAATTCAAGCTTTGAAGAAGATCGATCAGCCAGAAGGGACAAATACCAAAAGGAAACAAACATAACATTTGAGTCGTTGTCCTCGAATAATACCAGTTTAACATCGCGTTGTTGTGAGGACTGTTCATGTTTGACAACTTGTCTCGCCGTGCAAAATTGCTGTCCAGACGCACCTGTATTTTCGCGGGACTTCATTAGTTTTCAAGCCAATTGTTTGTCAGCCTTTTATATATCAAGGGTCTCGCATTCAGGAAGGTTGCCAAACATTGACTACAAAACGATCTCCTGGTGCAAGAGCTCCAAGAAGAATTTCTTCGGATGGCGAGGGAGTTCAACTGCTTCTTTTGAGGAGGTGGTGAGGGTCTCAGTAGAAAATCGGCTGTATTACAATAAAGAAACTGCAACATGTAACGGAGAAGCAAAATTAACAAG gTGGGAACTCATAGCATTTGATTGCGTGGACGATTTGTATTCCCTAACTCTGCAAGGACCAAAGCTCGAAAAATACGTGCTTGAGAACTGCACTGTGTACTCGGATCCTCCGGACCACATCAACCCCACACAGTTTATCTGCTCTCCATACGACACGATTTCACATTGTAATGCAACAGGTCTATGGAATAAATTTGACTGGGATATAGAAGCACTTTGTTTATCTGCCGGCGGTATGTTTTAA
- the LOC123532621 gene encoding uncharacterized protein LOC123532621, whose product MCNKPSGHKKPQKCKIQARRKQEIPKVGPSYRFIFDVEADTTSNDRTEKGCSTLQVFDQYLGTCRDLLCPFQRLAYRGTCKQRQFVANNRLFPVVVKVKLSIPFPISSFKSSGGSLYGTFLKELNLTSNTFCRIQKSSMASFSNSFHGNVEFLLLSLAIRSSPACNEEWIAEFIDLRQTPTSTRVNVEGVQVPVTMETSLQQYPAEILYRKTVLFTYGEDCTDCYTVTIGRLFCPHVKLSKSEYCLVQKKLHDSNLSTCHSGTLSVNENFVMDQNVETGISADIFYMCWSDYERLAGKVNDNIVNGGSSGRNISSVHLFLFMYISLVVRYLVPLLCSYRI is encoded by the exons ATGTGCAATAAACCGTCAGGTCATAAAAAACCACAGAAGTGTAAAATACAAGCAAGAAGGAAGCAAGAAATACCTAAAGTTGGACCAAGTTATAGGTTTATATTTGACGTGGAAGCAGACACCACTTCTAATGACAGAACTGAGAAAGGTTGCAGCACACTGCAAGTATTTGACCAGTATCTG ggAACGTGTCGGGATCTGTTGTGTCCATTCCAGCGTTTAGCGTACAGAGGGACCTGTAAGCAGAGACAGTTTGTGGCTAACAACCGTTTATTTCCCGTTGTAGTAAAAGTTAAATTATCAATTCCCTTCCCCATCAGCAGCTTCAAATCATCTGGTGGTAGCCTGTATGGAACTTTCCTCAAGGAACTGAACTTGACCTCCAATACATTTTGCCGAATACAGAAATCCTCAATGGCCTCGTTTTCAAACAGTTTTCACGGCAATGTCGAATTTTTGTTATTAAGTTTAGCTATTAGATCTTCCCCTGCCTGTAACGAGGAATGGATTGCTGAATTTATAGATTTAAGACAAACGCCAACAAGTACACGAGTAAATGTAGAAGGTGTTCAGGTTCCCGTCACCATGGAGACTTCATTACAGCAATATCCAGCAGAGATACTTTATAGGAAGACTGTACTGTTCACGTATGGGGAAGACTGCACAGACTGTTATACTGTAACCATCGGAAGGCTGTTTTGCCCACATGTAAAACTGAGCAAATCCGAATATTGTTTGGTTCAGAAGAAGCTCCACGATAGTAATTTATCCACATGCCACTCTGGAACATTGAGTGTTAACGAGAATTTTGTAATGgatcagaatgttgaaactggcATCTCTGCTGATATATTCTATATGTGTTGGTCTGATTATGAAAGATTGGCTGGAAAAGTGAATGACAATATTGTAAACGGTGGGAGTTCGGGAAGAAATATATCCAGTGTGCACTTGTTCCTGTTTATGTATATATCATTGGTGGTTCGATACCTTGTACCATTGTTGTGTAGTTACAGAATATGA